One Telluria mixta DNA window includes the following coding sequences:
- a CDS encoding DUF2784 domain-containing protein has product MVYHTLATVVLVVHLGFILFVAGGALLVVRRRRLLPLHLAAVIWGIGIEATGAACPLTGLENHLRMLAGAAGYAGGFVDHYLVGLIYPAGLTRTMQWGLAAAVLALNVVLYARIVRGAR; this is encoded by the coding sequence ATGGTCTATCACACACTCGCCACCGTGGTGCTGGTAGTGCACCTGGGCTTCATCCTGTTCGTCGCGGGCGGCGCGCTGCTCGTCGTGCGCCGGCGCCGCCTGTTGCCGTTGCACCTGGCCGCCGTCATATGGGGCATCGGGATCGAGGCCACCGGGGCGGCATGTCCGCTGACCGGGCTCGAGAACCACCTGCGCATGCTGGCCGGGGCGGCCGGCTACGCGGGCGGCTTCGTCGACCATTACCTCGTCGGACTCATCTACCCGGCCGGTCTCACGCGGACCATGCAATGGGGGCTGGCGGCGGCCGTGCTGGCGCTGAACGTCGTGCTGTACGCGCGCATCGTGCGCGGCGCGCGCTGA
- a CDS encoding NF038129 family PEP-CTERM protein translates to MKSITHRAARLLAATWMCLCAGAALAVPVHHVDIDTSTLGTGTAYLGFTFLSVGGATAASASVTNLAADLLGTPVATGSVTGGPPGALAFASDAGGGDWFQAIRLGGHVGFDVSFLFGDGSDGSTFGWSLFDDTHYLGVDGDLGSIALHPDAAPDGRLTVTPDNAFSAVRAVPEPSTLLLVVLAGCVLAAVRRRPV, encoded by the coding sequence ATGAAGTCCATCACACACCGCGCGGCCCGGCTGCTGGCCGCAACCTGGATGTGCCTGTGCGCCGGCGCGGCGCTGGCCGTGCCGGTCCACCACGTCGACATCGACACGTCCACGCTGGGCACGGGCACCGCTTACCTCGGTTTCACGTTCCTGAGCGTCGGCGGCGCCACCGCGGCCAGCGCGTCCGTGACGAACCTGGCCGCCGACCTGCTGGGCACGCCCGTCGCGACGGGCTCCGTGACAGGCGGCCCGCCGGGCGCGCTGGCGTTCGCGAGCGATGCGGGCGGCGGCGACTGGTTCCAGGCGATCCGGCTGGGCGGCCACGTCGGCTTCGACGTGAGCTTCCTGTTCGGCGACGGCAGCGACGGCAGCACATTCGGCTGGTCGCTGTTCGACGACACGCACTACCTCGGCGTCGACGGCGACCTGGGCAGCATCGCCCTCCATCCCGACGCGGCGCCGGACGGGCGCCTGACCGTCACGCCGGACAATGCGTTCAGTGCCGTGCGTGCCGTGCCGGAGCCGTCCACGCTGTTGCTGGTGGTGCTGGCCGGCTGCGTGCTGGCGGCCGTGCGGCGTCGGCCGGTGTAA
- a CDS encoding sigma 54-interacting transcriptional regulator produces MLDSTEYTQTLQLSAQGMPGRPLLALTILWHPDPARIGEQFVGDPGTLEVNRYAPLFYRPGQAGLPLGHGTISRDPVRIVKETGGEGVVVHFPATRMPVELNGRAATGPIRFDAADVARGQVLTLGRAVVLCLHWMECLPKHNPVPGLVGVGAAAIALRDQIRMVAPTDIPVLLLGETGTGKEIAARAIHALGQRAQTRLVAVNMAALNESLAAAELFGAARGAYTGAQERKGLFAEADGGTLFLDEIGNAPASVQPMLLRVLEGGDYRPLGASQDRKTTARLIAATDQDLDTAAFNQALLRRLEGFALQLPPLRARREDIGVLIVHLLQAHGAQPVLPLELVVEIACYDWPGNIRQLGHTLRRAALLVQHGGTPQLEQLVRLTPAPAGSAARLVPAAEAPPAPAPDTPRRKPSDITDAEVLQAMAGNEWNIQAAARDLGISRPTMYKLLDAHREIRWAERIPADEIERALAACAGDVGRCAVLLKTPTESLRREVRRLALERVAPT; encoded by the coding sequence ATGCTCGACTCCACCGAATACACCCAGACTTTGCAGCTGTCCGCGCAGGGCATGCCCGGACGGCCGCTGCTGGCGCTGACGATCCTCTGGCATCCCGATCCGGCGCGCATCGGCGAACAATTCGTCGGCGATCCCGGCACGCTGGAAGTGAACCGCTATGCGCCCCTGTTCTATCGTCCTGGCCAGGCGGGCCTGCCGCTGGGCCACGGCACGATCTCGCGCGATCCCGTGCGGATCGTGAAAGAGACCGGCGGAGAAGGCGTCGTCGTGCACTTCCCGGCGACCCGCATGCCGGTCGAGCTGAACGGCCGGGCCGCGACGGGGCCGATCCGGTTCGATGCGGCCGACGTCGCGCGCGGCCAGGTGCTGACCCTGGGCCGCGCCGTCGTCCTGTGCCTGCACTGGATGGAATGCCTGCCCAAGCACAACCCGGTGCCGGGGCTCGTGGGCGTGGGCGCGGCGGCGATCGCGCTGCGCGACCAGATCCGCATGGTGGCCCCGACGGACATCCCCGTCCTGCTGCTGGGCGAAACGGGGACCGGCAAGGAAATCGCGGCGCGCGCGATCCACGCGCTGGGCCAGCGTGCCCAGACGCGGCTGGTCGCCGTCAACATGGCGGCACTGAACGAATCGCTGGCGGCCGCCGAGCTGTTCGGCGCGGCGCGCGGCGCGTACACGGGGGCGCAGGAGCGCAAGGGGCTGTTCGCGGAAGCGGACGGCGGGACCCTGTTCCTCGACGAGATCGGCAATGCGCCGGCCAGCGTGCAGCCGATGCTGCTGCGCGTGCTGGAAGGCGGCGACTACCGGCCATTGGGCGCGAGCCAGGACCGCAAGACGACGGCACGCCTGATCGCGGCCACGGACCAGGACCTCGACACGGCCGCGTTCAACCAGGCCCTGCTGCGCCGCCTGGAAGGGTTCGCGCTCCAGCTGCCGCCGCTGCGCGCGCGGCGCGAAGACATCGGCGTGCTGATCGTGCACCTGCTGCAGGCGCATGGCGCGCAGCCCGTGCTGCCGCTGGAGCTGGTGGTCGAAATCGCGTGCTACGACTGGCCCGGCAATATCCGCCAGCTGGGCCACACGCTGCGCCGTGCCGCGCTGCTCGTGCAGCACGGCGGCACGCCGCAGCTCGAACAACTGGTGCGCCTGACGCCGGCCCCGGCCGGCAGCGCGGCGCGCCTCGTACCGGCCGCGGAAGCACCGCCCGCGCCGGCACCGGACACGCCGCGCCGCAAGCCGTCCGACATCACGGATGCCGAGGTGCTGCAGGCGATGGCCGGCAACGAGTGGAACATCCAGGCCGCGGCGCGCGATCTCGGCATCTCGCGGCCGACGATGTACAAGCTGCTCGATGCCCACCGCGAGATCCGCTGGGCGGAGCGGATTCCCGCCGACGAGATCGAACGGGCGCTGGCCGCGTGTGCCGGCGACGTCGGGCGCTGCGCGGTACTGCTCAAGACGCCGACGGAGTCGTTGCGGCGGGAGGTGCGGCGCCTGGCGCTGGAGCGCGTGGCGCCGACGTAG
- a CDS encoding ATP-binding protein, producing the protein MTFNLASSPIQPFDARVMLDVHSLKALRQRRGGREALSEQFQERRLCLTRAAIKRAESGKPVPYRTVRHLAAFYGIGVETLIDAEPTRQATLARRVPDLPDMSDVERLQCRAVIDAVHVAGRGRIIDMQGVAGSGKSHLLSFGARDARARGYTCVVLDGAPDSHTAAGLMLALLGLQADAGTDAVPLADLVRSRCAALGVSPVHVDACVGLIDAAPEWPLPATQLLQTAALCALVQHRAANQPLLIAIDDLQCADWQLAMILNVVVPTTLDYPVLWMFATRLEPGPMRRPLGVRMDALARTTLHLTPPPGRTDRADAGGVHRLGRTGGQAAD; encoded by the coding sequence ATGACATTCAACCTCGCTTCCTCGCCCATCCAGCCCTTTGACGCCCGCGTCATGCTCGACGTGCACAGCCTGAAAGCCCTGCGCCAGCGCCGCGGCGGACGCGAGGCACTGTCCGAACAATTCCAGGAACGAAGGCTATGCCTCACCCGCGCCGCCATCAAGCGCGCCGAATCCGGCAAGCCCGTGCCCTACCGCACCGTGCGCCACCTGGCCGCGTTCTACGGCATCGGCGTCGAGACCCTGATCGACGCGGAGCCGACCCGCCAGGCAACGCTCGCGCGCCGCGTGCCGGACCTGCCGGACATGTCGGACGTCGAGCGCCTGCAATGCCGTGCCGTCATCGATGCGGTCCACGTGGCCGGCCGCGGGCGGATCATCGACATGCAGGGCGTGGCCGGGTCCGGCAAATCGCACCTGCTGTCCTTCGGCGCCCGCGACGCCCGGGCACGCGGCTACACCTGCGTCGTGCTCGACGGCGCACCGGACAGCCACACGGCCGCCGGCCTGATGCTCGCCCTGCTCGGCCTGCAGGCCGACGCCGGCACCGACGCCGTCCCGCTGGCCGACCTCGTGCGGTCCCGCTGCGCCGCGCTGGGCGTGTCGCCGGTCCATGTCGATGCCTGCGTCGGCCTCATCGACGCCGCGCCTGAATGGCCCCTGCCGGCCACCCAGCTGCTGCAGACGGCCGCCCTGTGCGCGCTGGTCCAGCACCGCGCGGCCAACCAGCCCCTCCTCATCGCGATCGACGACCTCCAGTGCGCCGACTGGCAGCTCGCGATGATCCTGAACGTGGTCGTGCCCACGACGCTGGATTACCCCGTGCTGTGGATGTTCGCCACCCGCCTGGAACCGGGTCCGATGCGGCGTCCGCTCGGCGTGCGCATGGACGCGCTGGCCCGCACCACGCTGCACCTGACGCCGCCGCCCGGGCGCACGGACCGCGCCGACGCCGGCGGCGTGCACCGCCTCGGCCGCACAGGCGGCCAGGCCGCCGACTAA
- a CDS encoding DUF427 domain-containing protein translates to MPTAMKTPGPDHPISIAPAPGHVTVRAGGAVIASSGRALALREADYPPVLYIPREDVAMDRLQRTDRHTYCPYKGDCSYFSIAGAGPRGENAVWSYEAPYPAVEAIREHVAFYPDRVDAIETR, encoded by the coding sequence ATGCCGACAGCCATGAAGACACCCGGTCCCGACCATCCGATCAGCATCGCGCCGGCGCCCGGCCACGTCACGGTGCGCGCCGGCGGTGCCGTGATCGCCAGCAGCGGCCGCGCGCTCGCGCTGCGCGAGGCGGATTATCCGCCCGTGCTGTACATCCCGCGCGAGGACGTGGCCATGGACCGCCTGCAGCGCACCGACCGGCACACGTATTGTCCGTACAAGGGCGACTGTTCCTATTTCTCGATCGCGGGGGCAGGGCCGCGCGGCGAGAACGCGGTGTGGAGCTACGAGGCGCCATACCCGGCCGTGGAGGCAATTCGCGAACACGTGGCGTTCTATCCCGACCGCGTCGATGCGATCGAGACCCGCTGA
- a CDS encoding M15 family metallopeptidase, which produces MSSGPFDEFTLTGRARTHVQQYGQTPGQPPGQPRFAARPEVAAAFLAMRAAAAHDGIDMLPIASWRPFDAQARNWNRKFSGQATLYDCQGRSRDFEALAPPEIVRAILDWTGLPGATRRHWGTDIDVFDRAAHPPGYRAKLLPDEAGPDGVYARLHAWLDVHAARFGFFRPYRTRRRGMCPEPWHLSHAASAQAALAAIDIDMVARAVRGSDLLGRDLVLDILPDIFRDHVLDVDDPVPAR; this is translated from the coding sequence ATGAGCAGCGGGCCGTTCGACGAGTTCACGCTGACGGGGCGTGCGCGCACGCATGTCCAGCAGTATGGGCAGACGCCAGGGCAACCGCCGGGGCAGCCCCGCTTTGCGGCCCGGCCCGAGGTCGCGGCGGCCTTCCTCGCGATGCGCGCCGCGGCCGCGCATGACGGCATCGACATGCTGCCGATCGCATCGTGGCGGCCGTTCGACGCCCAGGCCCGCAACTGGAACCGCAAGTTTTCCGGGCAGGCAACGCTGTACGATTGCCAGGGCAGGTCACGCGACTTCGAGGCGCTGGCGCCGCCGGAGATTGTCCGCGCGATCCTCGACTGGACCGGGTTGCCGGGTGCGACGCGGCGTCACTGGGGCACGGATATCGACGTGTTCGACCGCGCCGCGCACCCGCCCGGCTACCGCGCGAAGCTGTTGCCGGACGAGGCCGGGCCGGACGGCGTGTACGCGCGCCTGCACGCCTGGCTCGACGTGCATGCGGCGCGTTTCGGATTCTTCCGCCCGTATCGGACGCGGCGCCGCGGCATGTGCCCGGAGCCGTGGCATCTGAGCCATGCGGCCTCGGCACAGGCGGCGCTGGCGGCCATCGACATCGACATGGTGGCGCGCGCAGTCCGGGGGAGCGACCTGCTCGGCCGCGACCTCGTGCTGGACATATTGCCGGACATTTTCCGCGACCACGTGCTGGACGTGGACGACCCGGTACCGGCGCGTTAG
- a CDS encoding lipid-binding SYLF domain-containing protein: MMHVMPRTTTPPSAARRRSILRQALLGAAALLMLAFALPVATAQSSQASRATDSDSATRRQQTAVKHVSDAVGVVHTMTNDTGMPALLGRARGVFIVPTYGRAALGVGGAGGAGVLMARRADGSWGNPVFFDTGGLSIGLQAGVEGGPIALVLLNQKAVDSFRNRNNFSLSADAGLTVVNFARMAQGSTAGDVVAWSGSKGLFGNAATVGINDVRYNQRLTEAYYGKPMTALQAIDSTETNAQADALRKVLGSPPTPAGSSGKTGGR; encoded by the coding sequence ATGATGCACGTGATGCCACGCACGACCACGCCGCCGTCCGCGGCCCGGCGCCGGTCCATCCTTAGGCAAGCCCTGCTGGGCGCCGCCGCCCTGCTGATGCTCGCCTTCGCACTGCCTGTCGCCACCGCGCAGTCTTCCCAGGCGTCGCGCGCCACTGACAGCGACTCCGCCACGCGGCGCCAGCAGACCGCCGTCAAGCACGTCAGCGACGCCGTCGGCGTCGTGCATACGATGACCAACGACACCGGGATGCCGGCGCTGCTGGGCCGCGCGCGCGGCGTCTTCATCGTGCCCACCTACGGACGGGCCGCGCTCGGCGTCGGCGGTGCCGGCGGCGCGGGCGTGCTGATGGCCCGGCGCGCGGACGGTTCCTGGGGCAACCCGGTGTTCTTCGACACCGGCGGCCTCAGCATCGGACTCCAGGCCGGCGTGGAAGGCGGGCCGATCGCCCTCGTGCTGCTGAACCAGAAAGCCGTGGACAGCTTCCGCAACCGTAACAACTTCTCGCTCAGCGCCGACGCCGGCCTCACCGTCGTCAACTTCGCGCGCATGGCCCAGGGCTCCACGGCAGGCGACGTCGTCGCGTGGTCCGGCAGCAAGGGCCTGTTCGGCAACGCGGCCACGGTGGGCATCAACGACGTGCGCTACAACCAGCGCCTGACCGAGGCCTATTACGGCAAGCCGATGACGGCGCTGCAGGCGATCGACAGCACGGAGACCAATGCCCAGGCCGACGCCCTGCGCAAGGTGCTCGGCAGTCCGCCGACGCCGGCCGGCAGCAGCGGCAAGACCGGCGGGCGGTAG
- a CDS encoding putative Ig domain-containing protein: protein MVTLALASALVLVGSGARAVTFVATPMAQPVVSSTGFRHPGVGFTPEQLEYVRQQIRADVEPYKSYYNVLANVCCNYANINLQPTNRDATKVDTPNTPNYSSSTAQTRMINDSQGALTQAILYYVTGRNEYRRNAMRILRTWSNMNPNGYAYFPDAHIHNGVPLSRMLMAAEIMRYTPADPTYADYPLAWTDTDTQKLKDNLIDPMERTFFSSNERFRNQQQYSLVGRIAGAIFTDNRSRYDESVEWLTVNATSTRQDINGAIMSAIARIDADNPINKTGKTFYEVEEMSRDGAHAGDNVDILGGLLRLVTAQGTKVDPFTGKPSTGSDAVNVYRFGDNRLLRGANAYAEYMLGYDTPWADTTGGTSGISPAYRGRLYEVDAIAEIYNTYKYVEGVDVDAEAPYLATAAAHANGPAIPWGPATPNNKDMGPTAIFTLPRALTGVPLPAGTPGILETERKSIFLDGGWTMQTEGERTFGHGSVTPAGATIVFHDVQYADRSKYAPVGIMVRTSAPVTLSASASRDATPWSVMTVPDTHGQWRYIVPDTSAAAIGGRWLGDNIMFFKFSGPEGATVDVDYVNMSAPSQLTPPRFAMPVFPVTEIVVQGMPYRASYAATDANTADSVAYEAVRLPAGATVNTSSGAFDWTPAPAQVGVHDIVVAATDGVAISTMTARLNVQPDRASAFQTALDGYDPAAAYTTPSLAAFKAELAPLQQQMGTVSDADFPALLKAVQAAVRKLELVNPRVASDGSLDWSRNMVTTIGFGADRPALLVDNNYNSYSGDLRAPITIDFGENYRVAVGAFGIQARYMFGNRSQGANVYGSNDNVNWTLLTSRETTDTGGRNFEMEVIPVVPGQETQQYRYFMARVDHPGPPTDPAYPGISSYGEFHFYGTRYDLLAPVDLTGNVKIARSGLTMNRFTQKYTGTVTFTNTGGTALKGPLQFRLVGLTNGVALDNATGVKDGVPYVTLGEAELAPGQTATVTTTFSNPARAAIAYTPQLYKANY, encoded by the coding sequence ATGGTGACACTGGCACTGGCGTCCGCGCTGGTGCTCGTGGGGAGCGGCGCCAGGGCCGTGACCTTCGTCGCCACGCCGATGGCCCAGCCGGTCGTGAGCAGCACCGGCTTCCGCCATCCGGGAGTGGGCTTCACGCCGGAGCAGCTGGAATACGTGCGCCAGCAGATCCGTGCCGACGTCGAGCCCTACAAGTCGTACTACAACGTGCTCGCGAACGTGTGCTGCAACTACGCGAACATCAATTTGCAGCCCACGAACCGCGACGCCACGAAGGTCGATACGCCGAACACGCCGAACTACAGCAGTTCGACGGCGCAGACGCGCATGATCAACGATTCGCAGGGCGCGCTGACGCAGGCGATCCTGTACTACGTCACGGGCCGCAACGAGTACCGGCGCAACGCGATGCGCATCCTGCGCACGTGGAGCAACATGAACCCGAACGGGTATGCCTATTTTCCGGACGCGCACATCCACAACGGCGTGCCGCTGTCGCGCATGCTGATGGCCGCCGAGATCATGCGCTACACGCCGGCCGATCCGACCTATGCGGATTATCCGCTCGCGTGGACCGACACCGACACGCAGAAGCTGAAGGACAACCTGATCGACCCGATGGAGCGCACCTTCTTCTCCAGTAACGAGCGGTTCAGGAACCAGCAGCAGTATTCGCTCGTCGGCAGGATCGCCGGGGCGATCTTCACCGACAACCGGTCGCGCTACGACGAGTCGGTCGAATGGCTGACCGTCAACGCCACGTCGACGCGCCAGGACATCAACGGCGCGATCATGTCGGCGATCGCGCGGATCGACGCCGACAACCCGATCAACAAGACCGGCAAGACGTTCTACGAGGTGGAAGAGATGTCGCGCGACGGCGCGCACGCGGGCGATAACGTCGATATCCTCGGCGGCCTGCTGCGCCTCGTGACCGCGCAGGGCACGAAGGTCGATCCGTTCACGGGCAAACCGTCGACCGGCAGCGACGCCGTGAACGTATACCGGTTCGGCGACAACCGCCTGCTGCGTGGCGCGAACGCGTACGCCGAGTACATGCTCGGCTACGATACGCCCTGGGCCGACACGACCGGAGGCACGTCGGGCATCTCGCCCGCCTACCGCGGCCGCCTGTACGAGGTCGACGCGATCGCCGAGATCTACAACACGTACAAATACGTCGAAGGGGTGGACGTCGATGCCGAGGCGCCTTATCTGGCGACGGCCGCGGCGCACGCGAACGGTCCGGCCATCCCGTGGGGACCGGCGACGCCCAACAACAAGGACATGGGCCCGACCGCGATCTTCACGTTGCCGCGGGCGCTCACCGGCGTGCCGCTGCCCGCCGGTACGCCCGGCATCCTGGAGACCGAGCGCAAATCCATCTTCCTCGACGGCGGCTGGACCATGCAGACGGAGGGCGAACGCACGTTCGGCCATGGCAGCGTGACGCCGGCCGGCGCCACGATCGTCTTCCACGACGTGCAGTATGCGGACCGCTCGAAGTATGCGCCGGTCGGCATCATGGTCCGCACCAGCGCACCGGTGACCCTGTCGGCGAGCGCCAGCCGCGACGCCACGCCGTGGTCGGTCATGACGGTGCCGGACACGCACGGCCAGTGGCGCTACATCGTGCCCGACACGTCGGCCGCAGCCATCGGCGGCCGCTGGCTCGGCGACAACATCATGTTCTTCAAATTCTCCGGCCCCGAGGGTGCGACGGTGGACGTGGACTACGTCAACATGTCGGCGCCGTCGCAACTGACGCCGCCGCGCTTCGCCATGCCCGTGTTCCCCGTGACGGAGATCGTCGTCCAGGGCATGCCTTACCGCGCGAGCTATGCCGCGACGGACGCCAACACGGCCGACAGCGTCGCGTACGAGGCCGTCAGGCTGCCGGCCGGTGCGACGGTGAACACGTCCAGCGGCGCGTTCGACTGGACGCCCGCGCCGGCCCAGGTCGGGGTGCACGACATCGTCGTGGCCGCGACCGACGGCGTCGCGATCAGCACGATGACGGCACGGCTGAACGTGCAACCGGACCGCGCGTCCGCGTTCCAGACCGCGCTCGACGGCTACGATCCGGCCGCCGCGTACACGACGCCGTCGCTGGCCGCCTTCAAGGCGGAGCTGGCGCCGCTGCAGCAGCAGATGGGCACCGTGTCCGATGCCGATTTTCCGGCCTTGCTGAAGGCCGTGCAGGCGGCCGTGCGCAAGCTGGAACTGGTCAATCCCCGCGTCGCGTCCGACGGCAGCCTGGACTGGAGCAGGAACATGGTGACGACCATCGGCTTCGGCGCCGACCGTCCGGCCCTGCTGGTCGACAATAACTACAACAGTTATTCCGGCGACCTGCGTGCCCCGATCACCATCGACTTCGGCGAGAACTACCGTGTGGCCGTCGGCGCCTTCGGCATCCAGGCCCGCTACATGTTCGGCAACCGCTCGCAGGGCGCCAACGTGTACGGGTCGAACGACAACGTGAACTGGACGCTGCTCACCAGCCGCGAGACGACGGACACGGGCGGCCGCAACTTCGAGATGGAAGTCATCCCCGTGGTGCCCGGCCAGGAGACGCAGCAGTACCGCTACTTCATGGCCCGCGTGGACCATCCGGGACCGCCGACGGATCCGGCGTATCCGGGCATTTCGTCGTACGGCGAATTCCACTTCTACGGGACGCGCTACGACCTGCTGGCGCCCGTGGACCTGACCGGCAATGTGAAGATTGCGCGTTCCGGCCTGACGATGAACCGTTTCACCCAGAAGTACACGGGCACGGTGACGTTCACGAACACGGGCGGCACGGCCCTCAAGGGACCGCTGCAGTTCCGCCTTGTCGGGCTGACGAACGGCGTCGCGCTCGACAACGCGACGGGCGTGAAGGACGGCGTGCCCTACGTGACGCTGGGCGAGGCGGAACTGGCGCCGGGCCAGACGGCGACCGTGACCACGACGTTCTCGAACCCGGCCAGGGCCGCGATTGCCTATACCCCGCAACTGTACAAGGCTAACTACTAG